Below is a window of Salvelinus alpinus chromosome 5, SLU_Salpinus.1, whole genome shotgun sequence DNA.
TCCCCACCAGTTAttttctaatttccttaattttgtggctaaagtcaaatactttctgtggcacacactactggtcaattctggcaggggggagcttttcggcacaacaccggcTTTGGCACACATTAAATCATGATCATTCTATAGTTGTCTGACATCAAACTTTTCCCTGTCAATCACAAAGCTTAACAGAAAATGTTTTTAAGGCATTTATTCTCACCATTTAAATACATTCTCACTTAAACTACAAATCTGTCTTCAGCCAAAATAACTGGTGGGGAGTTTGAAAGGAAATAAAGCGGGTGATGGTGTGATGAAGACAGATTTGATTCTGATTTACTGCAGTAGCCTATTAGGCCTAATAATTAGCAAACGAATGATGGGTTAATATGAATGAGCTTCTTCAGCTTCACACAACCTCTCTTTTTTAGATGAGCCTGTGCGCAATTCATTCAGGTTAGATTTCTTAACATGATTGGAAAGAGCAGATTCTAAGTTACAGATAGctacaaacaaacaacaacaaaacatctcacTTTTTTCTGTTCCCGTGACACTTAAGTTgttttattctgttatattccaTTATTTTCTTACTTTAAAAtatgtgtgttgactgtgatcaGTGCAGGGGCATGGGTGTCTTGTTTGTTTAATGAACATAATAATGAACTATTGATTTAATTTGCATGGCACAGCCTATAAGCTGCACAGACCAGTAACATCATTAAACTCAAAATATGCTATTCTATTTTTCTTAGTCTTATAATGTTTCTTAGAACCTGCCTAAAATAATTCATAATGGATTGCTTTGAGATGGTGTATATTCAATGGATTTATTAAAATAGACTCCCACCCACAACAGCATATACTCCCATTGATAAACAATAGGTGCCGGCATGCGAACAGGATGCATAAAAGGCTTATGCTGGCAAGAATGTGGTAAAAATTGTACTGTTTGGAAGGTGCTCATATAAACATTGGCCCCAAAAAATGTTTAGCGTCAATTCTGTCTGAACAGTGTATAAGAGAAAAGTGGATAGACTATTGGACTACTTACCCGAAGCCCCCTGTTTATATAGGGATAGATGGTATATTCCACTAGCACAGGCTTCCTGACACAGATGGTATTTAAAGTCAGTTGGTTGCAGCCCTCCTGCTTGGAAGGAGGGGAAAAGTAGGCCTATGTTAGTTTTACATtatgtaaacttttttttaaatgttgctaTTAAGCACATGAATGCCAATGCAGTCATCAATGATTACTCTAGGCACATTTATTCAATCAATCCTGCACTTATTGGAAAGCATCTTGCCTCCTGTGTCTAGTAGTCTTAGCCTATACTAATCTCTCCCTTGACCTTGAAACAGTGCCCATCAGCTTTTCATTTAGGGGcaaaaaaaagttacaaaaaataaaaatgtaagtgctttcctcaccatcttaaataagcatgccccattcaaaaaatgtagaactaagaacagatatagcccttggctcatcccagacttgactgcccttgaccagcacaaaaacatcctgtggcgtactgcattcgcatcgaatagcccccgtgatatgcaacttttcagggaagtcaggaaccaatttacacagtcagttaggaaagctaaggctagctttttcaaacagaaatttgcatcctgtagcactaattccaaaatgttttggaacactgtaaagtccatggagaataagggcacctcctcccagctgcccactgcactgaggttaGGGAAGCACTGTcatcaccgataaatctacgataattgatcatttcaataagcattttttttttacaactgcccgtgctttccacctggctacccttaccccggccaacagttctgcaccccctgcagaaacttgcccaagccccccgcccctgcttctccttcacccaaatccagacagctgatgttctgaaagagcagtaaaatctggatccctacaaatcatctgcgctagacaatctggatcctctctttctaaaattatccgctgaaattgttgcaacccctattactagcctgttcaacctctctttcttatcgtctgagatcctcaaagattggaaagctgccgcggtcatccccctcttcaaaggggagacactctagacccaaactgctatagacctatatccttCCTGCCCTGCCTtaaaatcttcaaaagccaagttaacaaacagatcaccgaccatttcgaaacctgccgtaccttctccactatgcaatctggtttccgagctggtcatgggtgcacctcagccacgctcaaggttctaaacaatatcataaccgccatcgataaaagacagtactgtgcagccgtcttcaacggacctggccaaggctttcgactctgtcaatcaccgcattcttatcggcagactcaatagccttggtttctcaaatgactgcctcgtctggttcaccaactacttctcagatagagttcattgtttcaaatcggagggcctgttgtccgaacctctgccagtctctatgggggtgccacagggttcaatatatcaatgatgtcgctcttgctgctggtgattctctgatcaacCTCTACACAGAAgacatcattctgtatacatctagcccttctttggacactgtgttaacaaacctccaaacaagcttcaatgccatacaacactccttccgtggcctccagctgcttttaaatgctagtaaaactaaatgcatgctcttcaaccgatagctgcccgcacctgcccgcccgactagcatcactactctggacggctctgacagaatatgtgaacaactacaaatacctaggtgtctggctagactgtaaactctccttccagactcacattaagcatctccaatccaaaattaaatctagaatcggcttcctatttcgcaacaaagcttcctctcatgctgccaaacataccctcgtaaaactgactatcctaccgatccttgacttcggcgatgtcatttacaaaacagcCTACCACACTCTactagactacatccaatttgcctatcacagtgccatccgttttgtcaccaaagccccatatactacccatcaatgcgacctgtatgctcttgttggctggccctcactacatattcatcgccaaacccactggctccaggtcatctataagtctttgctaggtaaagccccgccttatctcacctcactggtcaccatagcaacacccacccgtagcacgcgctccagcaggtatatttcactggtcatccccaaagccaacacctcctttggccgcctttccttccagttctctgctgccaatgactggaacgaattgcaaaaatcactgaagctggcaacgtatatctccctctctaactttaagcatcagctgtcagagcagcttactgatcactgtacctgtacacagcccatctgtaaatagcacacccaactacctcatccacatattgttatttttttttttgcaccccagtatctacttgcacatcatcatctgtacatatatcactccagtgttaatgctaaattgtaattattttgcctctatggcctatttattacatttacatttacattttagtcatttagcagacgctcttatccagagcgacttacagtagagtgcatacattttattacatttttatttatttttttacatactgagacaaggatatccctaccggccaaaccctccctaacccggacgacgctatgccaattgtgcgtcgccccacggatctcccggttgcggccggctgcgacagagcctgggcgcgaacccagagactctggtggcgcagctagcactgcgatgcagtgccctagaccactgcgccacccgggagacattATTgactccctaatcttactacatttgcacacactgtacagtacatagatttttctattgtgttattgactgtacgtttgtttatcccatgtgtaacggTTGTTTTTGTcggactgctttgctttatcttggccaggtcgcagttgtaaatgataacttgttctcaactggtctacctggttaaataaaggtaaaaattcCATGGGAACAGAATTACGCTGAGACTCCATTTTGTCACTTAAAAATGTATGCGAAACAAAAACCATTTATTTAAAatgttaacaaaccatacaactctatgcagaATGACTACTTTGAACAAGTTACtcagtaaaacaaacaaacaaaaaacatttactGGAAAAACTGtccagatgcaaagtttggtaacagaataaaactaattctgttaccaaacgttGTATCTGCACAGGTCttcctgtaaatgtgtttttgtaaaatgttaagTGGAAATTttaaaaagtagtccttgtgcatagagttaaaaaaataaaattgtattaacCCATCCACCACCACAcatcttgtttgtttttttacagcttttctcctacatatacagtaccagtcaaaagtttggacatacctactcattcaagggtttttctttatttttactattttatacattggagaataattgtgaagacatcaaaactattaaataacacatatggaatcatgtagtaacccaaaaagtgttaaacaaatccaaatatattttatatttgagattcttcaaagtagccaccttttgccttgatggatagctttccacactcttgtcattctctcagccagcttcacctggaatgattttccaacagtcttgaaggagttcccgcatatgctgagcacttgttggctgcttttccttcactcttcactctccggtccaactcatcccaaaccatctcaattgggatgaggccaggtcatatgatgcagcactccatcactttcctccttagtcaaaaagcccttacacagcctggatgtgtgttgggtcatggtcctgtagaaaaacaaatgatagtcccactaaacgctaaccagatgggatggcttatcgctgcagattgctgtggtagccatgctggtttagtgtcccttgaattctaaataaatcacagacagcaaagcaccatcacacctcctccatgcttcacagtgggaaacacacatggggagatcatctgttcacctactctgcgtctcacaaagacatggcggttggaaccaaagatctcacatttggactcattagaccaaaggacagatttctaatgtccattgcttgtgtttcttggcccaaacaagtttcttcttgttattggtgtcctttagtttctttgcagcaatttgaccataaaagcctgattcacgcagtctcctctgaacagttgatgttgagatgtgtctgttacttgaactctgtgaggtgcaatctgaggtgcagttaattgccaatttctgaggctggtaaatctaatgaacttatcctctgcagcagatgtaactctgggtcttcccttttctgtggcggtcctcatgagagccagtttcatcatagcgcttgatggtttttgcgactgcacttgaagaaactttcaaagttcttgaaatgttacggattgactgaccttcatgtcttaaagtattgatggcatgtcatttctctttgcttattttagctgttattgccataatatggacttggtcttttaccaaatagggctatcttctgtataccacccctaccttgtcacagcacaactgattggctcaaacgcattaagaaggaaagaaatttcgcAAATGAACCTTTTAAcccggcacacctgttaattcaaatacattccaggtcactacctcatgaagctggttgagagaatgccaagattgtgcaaagctgtaatcaaggcaaagggtggctgctttgaagaatctcaaatataaaatatattttgatttgtttaacactttttggttactacacttccatatgtgttatttcatagttttgatgtcttcactattattctacaatgtagattttacatatacattttacatatacatttttgcatacataaaccatgtgccatggaatcggtacatcaaatctctgtatttattttgcaaccggtatggcgcagctgtcaacatttttgtcccctgaaactggtatattttctATTTACGCAGATTCCTTTCAGCAAATTTGTATCTTTAGAGTTCtctggtttgttaaactttgaaatcaatgggtTTTGTTTGgtgtacattttaaagtgacaACATCAGcgtaattctgttaccatggaataaTTGCCTTAAGGCTACTTTGTTCCCAAAACTACTTCATTCTTGACTGACAGATGCAAAAGTGAAAGGGCTGAAAAGGATTTCCCCATGCCTCCTGTAAAGTGCTGTTAGGGGTCAGAGTTGGGAAATTCCCAGTTTACTTCACACATTATCAGCGGAATGAGTTGTTCAGGAGTCAGTACCCACTAGGCACAGAGGTCAGtttaacgtctagttttgatttacatttagttgagttgtcaactaacatgaattcagAGTGAAATCAACAGAAATATTCACTGTCATTGCATTTAGGTTAAACGTTGGGTGAAAAATGACGAAATGCCCTTATATTGATGACTTTTTGTTTGATTAAACGTTGATTAAACATAGCTATGTAGATTTTGGGGGGTTGAAATCACgtagaaacaacgttgattcaaccagtttttgcccagtggataGTTGAATCAGGAGTTGTTCAAGCCTATTTGTAGCCTAGCTGTAGATCAGTCTGGTGTGATGTATTGTATtccccctctcttactctctctcaaaTTGAAGTTATGCCGCCTCCTTTATCCGTTGTTACATCATTGACAGCGTAAAAAAAAAGACTTCATCCCTCATTTTATATTTCCTACGTAGCTAGCCAGGGGATTTCCGTGAACAAAGCAGCCAATCGTGTAGATGTAAACACACTGTCATTATAGCACACGCGGCAACTCGCTGCTTGCTGTTCAATTTGTCAGTGCAGTGAAAGACAAATACATTAACCCCATGGCAGAGCAACAAGcaagataaaaataaaaataagttaTATTATTATTGAGTCGACTGGTTTCTGTTCCTATCAGATGGCGGTGGAAACTGTTCGTGAAGAGGACGTGCTAAATGTGATCTTGTGCCGAACCAGCGCAGGCGGGTGTCTTCGGGGTACTTACCGGAGAACAGAGCTACAGGTATCAATCAAGCTCCTGTCGTCTCGCACTGCAAGTCGAAGGTAAAATTAGCATATCTCAAACTCAAATGTAAtgacaaagtctctctctctcaagtcaagtcaaatggctttattgggatgggaaacatgtttacattgccaaagtaagtggaatagatcataaacaaaagtgaaataaacaatcagaaatgaacagtaaacattacactcacaaaagtttctaAATAATAGAGACATTTTAAAAGTGTTATTACTAGCCATGTACGTGTTGCAACAATATGCAAATAGCTGAAGTAGgcaacaaaagggaaaataaatagacAGATAAATATAgtatgtatttacaatggtgtttatgcttcactggttgctcttttcttgtggcatcaggttacaaatattgctgctgtgatggcacactggtattaaacataatagatatgggagtttatcaaaatgttatttgttttcaaattctttgtgggtctgtgtaatctgagggaaatatgtctctctaatatggtcatacatttggcagcaggttaggaagtgcatctgtttccacctcattttgtgggcagtgggcacataggcagacctggctctcgagagaagacaggctatagaggcctctctctctctctgtgtttttgagGGTTTGTGTGTTTTATATGTGTTTACTGCATATGTGTATATATTCTGCACAGTGAGTGGACTGAGTGGATGGGAGACGTGGCTGTGGTCAGAAAAGTCCATTCAGAGAGGGTTTTAGTTCCTCTGGGTGTGTACAAGGCCTGGTGTCTGATGGGCCTGCTGTATGACTGGATGCCTGAGGGCTCTCTACACTCTCTACTATACCAGGTCAGTATAATATATGAGCACTAAGTCGAACTCAAATATGAATATGCATGTATAGTGTGTGGCCGTAGGCTAATTGATGAATCTAACTTGGTTCTGCAACTTTTCCCTTGGTTGCGGCCTACAGTGTAcacagagtataccaaacattaggaacaccttcctaatattgagtcgcAGCcctcccccctttgccctcagaacagcctcaatttgtcagggcatggactctacaaggtgtcagaaAACGTTACACAGGgaatgctggccaatgttgacttcaatgcttcccacagttgtgtcaagttggctggatgtcctttgggtggtggaccattcttgatacacaaactGTTGAGCaggaaaaacccagcaacgttacagttcttgacaaaccggttcgcctggcacctactaccataccccgttcaaaggcacttaaatattttgtcttgcccattcaccatggcacgcacacaatccatgtctcaattgtctaaaggcttaaaaatccttctttcactggtctcctccccttcatctacactgatttaagtggatttaacaattgacatcaataagggatcatagctttcacctggattcacctggtcagtctgtcatagaaagagcaggtgttcttaaagtTGTGTAATCTCAGTGTATATCAACAAACTGCTGGTCAGAGCTTCGATagacacatataaagtgaatcaaaTAATGTACTTTTGATTGCTTTATTTACAATTCCTGTGTCTTCATGGAGAACAATGCTGTGCTTGTCACCCACATGCTGTGTCTGGAAAGCCCCTGGCTGATGCAAAAATAGATCTATCTGTCATCAGCACTATCACTGCCTTATTTACACAAAGAGCTTTTCCTGGTTCAGGAGAAAGTGCCCTGGCTGAAACATAACTTCAGACAGTAGACGTGTGACTTCAATCCACTGCACATGACTTAGACTGTCTGTGGTTAAACtgtgtttacatacagtaagttgtcATGATCATGTTGAATTCTTTAGTATTTTCAGTTCACAATTTCAACTTTGTGTTGTCATGTGCTTTTTTCCCCACAAGTCATTTTCAATTCCCATTTATTTATGATCCATTTTATGGAAGTGAATAGAGTTCATGTTGAATGATTGTAACCCTTGTTATCCCTGTCAGACCCAGCTGTATCCAGGTCTACCCATGAGTTTCAGGCTTGGCATCCTATTAGATGTGGCAGAGGGGTTGTGCCACCTCCACTGCATACCACTCCCCCACCAGGCCCTGAAACCCACCAATGTTCTCCTGGACCAGCAGTACCGGGCCAAGGTAGAGAACAGTGACTGATAACTGACCCAGTCCTGCAGTACAGAAACAAAAATCTTCTCTCTGAGTAGTGAAACTAATGTGAGAAAGAACTCCATTTGATTGATGGTATATGGTGTATTGTGAACAGTTACAGGTGTAAGCTTTACAGTGTACATATGTAGGTTTGAGTCTGTGTTGGAGCAGATGTTTTTGTCGGTTTGTGTGTGGATGTTTATGTTCATGTTCCTACCTCCAGGTGAGTGACTGGGGCCTGCCCAGGGAGTGGAGGGttggctcctctctctctgctggaggAGGGCCCTGCTTCAGGGACTTGGTGTACCTGTCTCCTGAGACTCTGACAGGGACCGCACCCTCTGTGGAGGCAGACATGTACAGGTGAGGTCACCTTTCATGATCCTGCCACTTCAAACAGTCATATTCACCAATTAAATTTACCAGGTGGGGAAGGAGGGGTTTACCACTTCTACAGATGCCTTTACTAATGACCATGCAGCTACCCAATTAACATCTTCTCTCTTTAGCTTTGGTGTGCTGCTGTGGGAGACTTTGAACAGAAGACAACCATGTGGAGGTGTGTTTCTATTTATTTCCGTCTGTTCAAAGAACAGCTCTTGTTTCTATCAGCGGAGCCTAGGCTATACCTGGCCGTATATCATACAGTCTCAATATTGTATGACGTTTAGTACTTGTAACACATCATGTCAATGTCTATACCCAAGCAGATTTGCTCCAGCTGCTTTCAAGTGAGGATGGGGTTGGTTCAGGCCTGGAGGATGAGCTGCTACCCAAGCATGTACCCCACTGCCATACACTCTCCCGGCTGATGACCAGCTGCTGGAGCACTAACCCACACAGCCGTCCAACAGCAGAGGGTAAGTCTGTCTGTGAGGGTGAATCAGAGTATAGATATACAATGGTGAAGAGAGCAGCTGTGCCTGGACTTTGATCTCTCCCTACAAGACCCCCGTCCTTGACTGGTTACCTACCTGCCTGTTAAGGACAGGTGACAGGCAGAACCTCTTGCAGCACCCACTTCGTCTCTGTTCCACATGCCGAGACTGAGAGATCCAATCCCATGCCCTACTTCTGCCACTTAGTCAATAAGACTCTTTGAGTCTTCTCATCTAAATTGTGTGTAACTGTTTATTTTCTGATGTTAGTCCATATCCATGTATTTCATTGCCTATGACTGTCATGTGGGTATTAAAATAAATGTGAACTTTTGGTGCATTATGGCCAATGCGATGTTTACTTTGTCAGGACATCTTTCTCATGTCCtcttctttctcttgctctctgtccacaGACTGTGCACTGGAACTGAGGAGTGCCATAGCAACCTTTGATCCCGATGAAATGAAAAGGGCTACCCTCAGGGTGAGGGAAAGCAAGGTACGGATCATCCTCATTTAATAAGTTCTATTACACTCCGAAGTCCGATATTCTCCATGTCCACAACCCTGATCTGCTATCAGGGTTTTTTTTGACTGAGGGAATCAGGATATGTTTCATGTGCTTTTAATCTGTCAACAGTTACTACTGAAAACAGTAAATAGACCCGTCACTAATCATGAGcaaacatgtgtatgtgatttCTGTCCCTTTACCAGGAGAGGGCGCTACATGACTCTAAAATCCATCCTGTGAAGGATATTCCCATTGAGATAAACAACCTAGTGGTGAGCTTGGTTCACATTTTTTGTGATATTCTGATTGTACTTAATGCTTGTGATGTCTATTACATTGAAAACAATATTTACATATCTCATACTAGGCCTGCGCTGGTTCCGGAGACACTAAATGTGTGGGCAACAAGACACTGCCCTTACCACAGACTTCCTGCCCTAGTGAAACACTCCCTAGTCCCCCTACAGCCATATATACAGGGGAAGCATCCCAGAGGAGGCACTGTCAGGGTAAGAACTTAAAACTGATCAATAATGAGAGCAGTTTGTGAATGTGCTCAGTTTGTTGTCAGCGAAACCACCCTCTTATCTTCTTTATTAAGTAATGATTCATTTATACCTTATCTCGGACAGTCTAACAGCAACGTGTCTCTCCCCAGTCTGTGTGACTGGCTGTGTGGTGTCTTCCACCAGTCCTAGCAGTGGCCCGGGTCCTGAGCATCCCAGAGGGACAGGAAGTGTCGCCCAGAGACAGAGCCCACCACCCCCACTCTCCTCCAGCCCCTCCAAAGCCCTCAGACAGAGCCCTCTCAACCAGCCCACTGCCAGCTCCCATGGTAGGAAATGTGTTTAAGCTTAGACCTCCCACCTATTACCCCGTTTTGTCTGCAAACTTATGTACAGTCTCAGATTGTAGCTATCTAGAATAGACTTGTCTTTTACTCGCATGTTTCTTAAATGTTGCTGAAAAAGGTGAAGACAAAGTAAAGCAATATGAAAATGAGTAGACGTTATAAACAGTGCCTCcctctgtgtgtttgtatgtgcacAGTAAGCAGTTTTGAGGATTGCTGGTTTCCTGCATGGCCATCCTTTCACAGTCTTATCTTTACCCAATGCGTTTCCTCCCTTGAGGATCTTTGTTTCGCTCTAAATTGTCTGTTGTCCCAGTAAATGCTCGGAgtcaaattattatatatatatttttaagcaaTACATGGCTACTAGACATTTATGATGGTGATTTAATGTGTTGAATAAGAGGGTAACTTGTTTAGTAGGGCTATGAATTTCAGTCTTCAGTGAAATTATCTCCTGTACGTATTACTGTCTTTCATATCAGATAGCTACTACTTCTCTCTTGTACTCTTTCTCTGAGTTGTCCCAGTATTTTTCTCAAGGTCCCCTCTACATGATTTGTGTTTTataagtgtgtgtgagagatgtgATATCATCGTGTTTGTATCATCCCTGAaacttccccctccctccttgtCAGCAGCTGCACGGTGTGTGTCTCCGACTCCGATAGCGGTGAGCTCCTGTCGTATCCTGCGCGAGAGGCGTGAGGGCATCATTCGAGGCATGACGGAGGGACGACTCAACAACCTGCTGGATGTGCTCATCTCACGGCGGGCCCTTCCCCTGGAGGCCTATGAGGTCATCTCTGCCTCTCTGACACTGACCGCTCGCACACGTTCCCTACTGGACACCTGTACCTGTTTAGGGGAACACGCAGCTTCCCTGGTAGCTTCCACCCTTGGTATGATGTCCGTTGCCACCAATCGTGGCCCTTCACAGATGTCTCACTGAAGGTGGATGGATGGTTAATAGAATGGGGGTTGTGTAGTGAAAGGCCCCTAACCAAATGTATCAAATGTCAATTGAGACTCAAATGTCAATTGAGACTGGAGCCTTGGCGTGAAAAGCTGAGGAACCCTAACCAAATCTAATCTATACTCACTCAGGTTTAATACAGACCACGGTCAGTCAGAGTGACTACACATTGGAGAACCTGAGATTCCTAATTTCATCAGAACAGCTGCAATGACTCATCTATATCCATAGAGATCCATGTTGGGGACACACCTGTCCATGCCTTTGATAAGTCTGAGTATTCAATCAGTGGTGCTACCTCTGAAGTTGATGTCAATCAAATGTTTGATTAGAGGAAGCTTCTGTGACAGTCAAATGATAGAAACAATAGTGTTGGAGAGAAACCAATGAAAGTGAATAGCTGTGTGGATGATTCATCTGCTTTGATCATGTTTGACCCATCACTAGCGATAATGAGGGTTAACATACTGAGCTAGCACACAGAAAACAGTTTGTTCAATATTAGATGCCACATTTTCTGTGTTGTCATTTTGGCCCTCTGCTCTGTGGGTTAATGTGTGGTGCCACAATGTGGCTTGTCTTTTGACAGCCTGTTTGTAAAGTACATATTGTACAAAACTACATGTTCAACATAGTTTGGATTGTCCTGTTCAGCAGTGTCTGACTTGGTATCTTGTAACAAGATTATTATTTGTTGGTTTATCAGATAAAATAACTGAACTTCAGTCTCATTTTATGCTACTTTTGTTGGTGGTTTGTGTTTGTAAATCTGTTCAATCCTTGAACCTATAGGTCATTGTCACATTCCCCTCGGGGTACCCTTTGATTTTGTTGCCTATCTCGCGCAACACGCCTT
It encodes the following:
- the LOC139576232 gene encoding receptor-interacting serine/threonine-protein kinase 2-like isoform X1, which produces MAVETVREEDVLNVILCRTSAGGCLRGTYRRTELQVSIKLLSSRTASRSEWTEWMGDVAVVRKVHSERVLVPLGVYKAWCLMGLLYDWMPEGSLHSLLYQTQLYPGLPMSFRLGILLDVAEGLCHLHCIPLPHQALKPTNVLLDQQYRAKVSDWGLPREWRVGSSLSAGGGPCFRDLVYLSPETLTGTAPSVEADMYSFGVLLWETLNRRQPCGDLLQLLSSEDGVGSGLEDELLPKHVPHCHTLSRLMTSCWSTNPHSRPTAEDCALELRSAIATFDPDEMKRATLRVRESKERALHDSKIHPVKDIPIEINNLVACAGSGDTKCVGNKTLPLPQTSCPSETLPSPPTAIYTGEASQRRHCQVCVTGCVVSSTSPSSGPGPEHPRGTGSVAQRQSPPPPLSSSPSKALRQSPLNQPTASSHAAARCVSPTPIAVSSCRILRERREGIIRGMTEGRLNNLLDVLISRRALPLEAYEVISASLTLTARTRSLLDTCTCLGEHAASLVASTLGMMSVATNRGPSQMSH
- the LOC139576232 gene encoding receptor-interacting serine/threonine-protein kinase 2-like isoform X2 → MAVETVREEDVLNVILCRTSAGGCLRGTYRRTELQVSIKLLSSRTASRSEWTEWMGDVAVVRKVHSERVLVPLGVYKAWCLMGLLYDWMPEGSLHSLLYQTQLYPGLPMSFRLGILLDVAEGLCHLHCIPLPHQALKPTNVLLDQQYRAKVSDWGLPREWRVGSSLSAGGGPCFRDLVYLSPETLTGTAPSVEADMYSFGVLLWETLNRRQPCGDLLQLLSSEDGVGSGLEDELLPKHVPHCHTLSRLMTSCWSTNPHSRPTAEDCALELRSAIATFDPDEMKRATLRVRESKERALHDSKIHPVKDIPIEINNLVACAGSGDTKCVGNKTLPLPQTSCPSETLPSPPTAIYTGEASQRRHCQVCVTGCVVSSTSPSSGPGPEHPRGTGSVAQRQSPPPPLSSSPSKALRQSPLNQPTASSHAARCVSPTPIAVSSCRILRERREGIIRGMTEGRLNNLLDVLISRRALPLEAYEVISASLTLTARTRSLLDTCTCLGEHAASLVASTLGMMSVATNRGPSQMSH